TTTGATCCGGGTTTCAGCCTTTATCGCACAGAAAATGAACCCAAAGCGAATAGCTGACTAACAGGCAATAAATTAACGGCATATTTTCGTAATAATGGAAAAACTTTTATATTTGCAGACCGATTTGAATTAATTGTTTGTAATTCACTGATATTAAAAGATTTTAAACATGACAAAAGCTGACATCGTAAACGAAATCTCCAGGAATACTGGAATCGAGAAGGTGACGGTTCAGAGA
This genomic interval from Bacteroidales bacterium contains the following:
- a CDS encoding integration host factor subunit beta; translated protein: MTKADIVNEISRNTGIEKVTVQR